A genomic segment from Pseudomonas mendocina encodes:
- the galU gene encoding UTP--glucose-1-phosphate uridylyltransferase GalU, which produces MIKKCLFPAAGYGTRFLPATKSMPKEMLPVVDTPLIQYGVEEALQAGLHEIAIVTGRGKRSLEDHFDISYELEHEISNTGKEKSLSGVRHLIDQCTFSYTRQIEMKGLGHAILTGRSLIGDEAFAVVLADDLCLNLEGDGVLAQMVKLYEQFRCSIVAIQEVPMEEVSRYGVIAGEALRDDIFRIERMVEKPNPEDAPSNLAIIGRYILTPDIFELIEQTEPGKSGEIQITDALMKQAQQGCVLAYKFKGRRFDCGSAEGYVQATNFCFENRHKTHPVMASPRLQAV; this is translated from the coding sequence ATGATCAAGAAATGTTTGTTCCCCGCAGCCGGTTACGGCACCCGTTTTCTTCCCGCTACCAAGTCGATGCCCAAGGAAATGCTCCCGGTAGTCGACACCCCGTTGATCCAGTATGGCGTCGAAGAAGCACTGCAAGCCGGGCTGCATGAAATTGCCATCGTCACGGGCCGTGGCAAGCGTTCGCTGGAAGACCACTTCGATATCAGCTATGAGCTGGAACACGAGATTTCCAACACCGGCAAGGAAAAATCCTTGAGCGGTGTGCGCCACTTGATCGACCAATGCACTTTCTCCTATACCCGCCAGATCGAGATGAAAGGCCTCGGTCATGCCATCCTCACCGGCCGTTCGCTGATTGGCGACGAGGCGTTCGCCGTGGTGCTGGCCGATGACCTGTGCCTGAACCTGGAAGGCGACGGCGTGCTGGCCCAGATGGTCAAGCTCTACGAACAGTTCCGCTGCTCCATCGTCGCCATCCAGGAGGTGCCGATGGAGGAGGTTTCGCGTTACGGCGTGATCGCCGGCGAAGCGCTGCGTGACGACATCTTCCGCATCGAGCGCATGGTGGAGAAACCCAATCCCGAAGATGCGCCGTCGAACCTGGCGATCATCGGCCGCTACATCCTCACACCGGATATCTTCGAGCTGATCGAGCAGACCGAACCGGGCAAGAGCGGCGAAATCCAGATCACCGACGCGCTGATGAAACAGGCCCAGCAGGGCTGCGTGCTGGCGTACAAGTTCAAGGGCCGTCGCTTCGACTGCGGCTCGGCCGAAGGCTATGTGCAGGCCACCAATTTCTGCTTCGAGAACCGCCACAAGACCCACCCGGTGATGGCCAGCCCACGTCTGCAGGCCGTCTGA
- a CDS encoding DUF421 domain-containing protein, with protein sequence MDAVLRACAVYLALLILFKLSGRRSLAQLTTFDFVLLLIIGEATQQALLGDDFSVTNMILVVTTLIALDVGASLLKRRNDWLARLLDGSPTIIVEDGVPMQWRMDKARLTLDDIMESARESGLERLDQIRYAIIERNGKISIIQRRDEK encoded by the coding sequence ATGGATGCGGTATTGCGTGCCTGCGCCGTCTATCTGGCGCTGCTGATCCTGTTCAAGCTGTCTGGCAGACGCTCGTTGGCGCAACTGACCACCTTCGATTTCGTGCTGCTACTGATCATCGGCGAAGCGACTCAGCAGGCACTGCTGGGCGATGACTTCTCCGTTACCAACATGATCCTGGTGGTCACCACTCTGATCGCCCTGGATGTCGGCGCCTCGCTGCTCAAGCGCCGCAACGACTGGTTGGCGCGCCTGCTCGATGGGTCACCGACCATAATCGTCGAGGACGGCGTGCCGATGCAGTGGCGCATGGACAAGGCGCGCCTGACTCTCGACGACATCATGGAATCTGCGCGGGAGAGCGGGCTGGAGCGTCTGGACCAGATTCGCTACGCGATCATCGAGCGTAACGGCAAGATCTCCATCATCCAGCGACGCGACGAAAAATGA
- the gorA gene encoding glutathione-disulfide reductase has translation MSYDFDLFVIGAGSGGVRAARFAAGFGARVAVAESRYLGGTCVNVGCVPKKLLVYGAHFSEDFEQASGFGWSLGEANFDWATLIANKNREIERLNGIYRNLLTNSGVSLFEGHARIVDAHTVEVNGQRHSAERILIATGGWPQIPDIPGREHAISSNEAFFLKQLPKRVLVVGGGYIAVEFASIFHGLGARTSLLYRGDLFLRGFDGAVREHLRDELSKKGLDLQFNADIASIERKADGSLAATLKDGRVLEADCVFYATGRRPMLDNLGLENVEVKLDKRGYIEVDDLFQTSTPSILALGDVIGRVQLTPVALAEGMAVARRLFKPEEYRPLDYRMIPTAVFSLPNIGTVGLSEEQAIEDGHKVKVFESRFRPMKLTLTENPERTLMKLVVDADSDRVLGCHMVGPEAGEIIQGLAIALKAGATKQIFDETIGVHPSAAEEFVTLRTPVSR, from the coding sequence ATGAGTTACGACTTCGACCTGTTCGTGATCGGCGCCGGTTCCGGCGGCGTGCGTGCGGCGCGCTTCGCCGCTGGTTTTGGCGCTCGCGTCGCGGTCGCCGAGAGCCGCTACCTGGGCGGCACCTGCGTCAACGTCGGCTGCGTACCGAAGAAACTGCTGGTGTACGGTGCGCATTTCTCCGAGGACTTCGAGCAGGCCTCGGGTTTCGGCTGGTCGCTCGGCGAGGCGAACTTCGACTGGGCGACATTGATCGCCAACAAGAACCGCGAAATCGAGCGCCTCAATGGCATCTACCGCAATCTATTGACCAACAGTGGCGTCAGCCTGTTCGAAGGCCATGCGCGCATCGTCGATGCCCATACCGTCGAGGTCAATGGCCAGCGCCACAGCGCCGAGCGCATCCTCATCGCCACCGGTGGCTGGCCGCAGATCCCCGACATTCCCGGTCGCGAGCACGCCATCAGCTCCAACGAAGCCTTCTTCCTCAAGCAACTGCCCAAGCGTGTGCTGGTGGTCGGCGGTGGCTATATCGCCGTGGAGTTCGCCTCGATCTTCCATGGCCTGGGCGCTCGGACTTCGCTGCTGTATCGCGGCGACTTGTTCCTGCGCGGTTTCGACGGTGCGGTGCGCGAGCACCTGCGCGACGAGCTGAGCAAGAAGGGCCTGGACCTGCAGTTCAATGCCGACATCGCCAGCATCGAACGCAAGGCTGACGGCAGCCTCGCGGCCACACTCAAGGATGGCCGCGTGCTGGAGGCCGACTGTGTGTTCTATGCCACCGGTCGCCGCCCGATGCTCGACAACCTTGGCCTGGAGAACGTCGAGGTCAAGCTGGACAAGCGGGGCTACATCGAAGTCGATGATCTGTTCCAGACGTCCACGCCGTCGATTCTCGCCCTGGGCGATGTGATCGGCCGCGTGCAGTTGACCCCGGTCGCGCTGGCCGAAGGCATGGCCGTGGCGCGGCGGCTGTTCAAGCCCGAGGAATATCGTCCGCTGGACTACCGCATGATCCCCACCGCCGTTTTCAGCCTGCCGAACATCGGCACCGTTGGCCTCAGCGAAGAGCAGGCCATCGAAGACGGCCACAAGGTCAAGGTCTTCGAGAGCCGCTTCCGCCCGATGAAGCTGACGCTCACGGAAAACCCGGAGCGCACCCTGATGAAGCTGGTGGTCGATGCCGACAGCGACCGTGTGCTCGGCTGCCACATGGTCGGCCCGGAGGCGGGTGAGATCATCCAGGGCCTGGCCATCGCGCTCAAGGCTGGTGCGACCAAGCAGATCTTCGACGAGACCATCGGCGTGCACCCGAGCGCCGCCGAGGAGTTCGTCACCCTGCGTACGCCGGTCAGCCGTTGA
- the galU gene encoding UTP--glucose-1-phosphate uridylyltransferase GalU, whose amino-acid sequence MIKKCLFPAAGYGTRFLPATKAMPKEMLPVVNKPLIQYGVEEALEAGLDQISIVTGRGKRALEDHFDVSYELEHQIKGTDKEKYLVGIRRLIDECSFSYTRQVEMKGLGHAILCGQPLIGDEPFAVVLADDLCLNLEGDSVLAQMVKLYNQFRCSIVAIQEVPRDETSKYGVIAGEMIREDIYRVSNMVEKPKPEDAPSNLAIIGRYILTPDIFDLIRSTPPGKGGEIQITDALMRQAQQGCVMAYKFKGQRFDCGSAEGYIDATNFCFENLYKTGKAF is encoded by the coding sequence ATGATCAAGAAATGCCTGTTCCCCGCTGCCGGTTACGGCACCCGCTTTTTGCCAGCGACCAAGGCAATGCCCAAGGAAATGCTTCCGGTGGTGAACAAGCCACTGATCCAGTACGGCGTCGAAGAGGCACTGGAAGCTGGCCTCGACCAGATTTCCATCGTCACCGGCCGTGGCAAGCGCGCACTGGAAGACCATTTCGACGTGAGCTATGAGCTCGAGCATCAGATCAAGGGCACCGACAAGGAAAAATACCTGGTTGGCATCCGTCGCCTGATCGACGAGTGCAGCTTCTCCTACACCCGTCAGGTCGAGATGAAAGGCCTGGGCCACGCCATCCTCTGCGGTCAGCCGCTGATCGGTGACGAACCCTTCGCCGTGGTTCTGGCCGACGACCTGTGCCTGAACCTCGAAGGCGACAGCGTACTGGCGCAGATGGTCAAGCTGTACAACCAGTTCCGCTGCTCCATCGTCGCGATCCAGGAAGTGCCGAGGGACGAAACCTCCAAGTACGGTGTGATCGCCGGCGAGATGATCCGCGAGGACATCTACCGCGTCAGCAACATGGTGGAGAAGCCCAAGCCCGAGGATGCACCGTCGAACCTGGCGATCATCGGTCGCTACATCCTCACCCCGGACATCTTCGATCTGATCCGCAGCACGCCGCCGGGCAAGGGCGGTGAGATCCAGATCACCGACGCCCTGATGCGCCAGGCCCAGCAGGGCTGCGTGATGGCATACAAGTTCAAGGGCCAGCGTTTCGACTGCGGTAGCGCCGAGGGTTACATCGACGCGACCAACTTCTGCTTCGAGAATCTGTACAAGACCGGCAAGGCGTTCTGA
- a CDS encoding iron-containing redox enzyme family protein → MSIASFIDTPAAQRISFVPATGPWQSLYRQLLDEPEPGHPQAREFLQECLQEVEQLPCELPASPYELADWSLRQHQRVTADYASYLEGRRSGQGRRFFPRKAHALHFLRAVAPTKLVDGAWLYGTLPHWRDHRVYPLVRTYLEELGDGVPQQNHVLLYRQLLASQGCEDALELEDVLYRQGAIQLALGLLVEEFLPEVIGYNLGYEQLPLHLLISAFELNELDIDPYYFQLHVTIDNGSSGHAAKAVQSVLDNLPRVGDAQAYYQRVMRGYLLNDLGMGSTAVIDSFDLEQQVLQMLERKRKVASQVHSDYCRIEGRTVNQWLGSSGDVAGFLEALQRNGWIRRDKDPADSRFWRLVQGQGAAMFGVFSPYERQLLHDWIAGDWQPAEQRTPFRARRMSQAAMPSEGGTQHGELDRERREMLRQLQGLDAYRRECRLIELQSPAQHWSSAGLAATRTFTALMRQPR, encoded by the coding sequence ATGTCGATCGCCAGTTTCATCGACACGCCTGCCGCGCAACGTATTTCCTTCGTTCCTGCCACCGGCCCCTGGCAAAGCCTCTATCGCCAACTGCTGGACGAACCCGAGCCGGGTCATCCGCAAGCACGTGAGTTTCTCCAGGAGTGTCTGCAGGAGGTCGAGCAGTTGCCCTGCGAACTGCCGGCCAGCCCCTATGAGCTGGCCGACTGGTCGTTGCGTCAACATCAACGGGTGACCGCCGATTACGCCAGTTACCTGGAAGGACGCCGCTCGGGGCAGGGCCGCCGTTTCTTTCCGCGCAAGGCGCATGCGCTGCATTTTCTCCGCGCGGTAGCGCCAACCAAGCTGGTCGACGGTGCCTGGCTCTACGGCACCCTGCCCCACTGGCGTGATCACCGTGTGTATCCCCTGGTGCGGACCTACCTGGAAGAGCTGGGCGACGGCGTGCCACAGCAGAATCATGTGCTGCTCTATCGCCAACTGCTGGCCAGCCAGGGCTGTGAAGATGCGCTGGAACTGGAGGACGTGCTTTATCGCCAGGGGGCGATCCAGCTGGCCCTTGGGCTGCTGGTCGAGGAGTTTTTGCCCGAGGTGATCGGCTACAACCTTGGCTACGAACAGTTGCCGCTGCATCTGCTGATCAGCGCCTTCGAACTCAATGAACTGGACATCGACCCCTACTATTTTCAACTGCACGTGACCATCGACAACGGCTCCAGCGGCCATGCCGCCAAGGCCGTGCAAAGCGTGCTGGACAATCTGCCGCGGGTTGGCGACGCCCAGGCTTATTACCAGCGCGTCATGCGCGGTTATCTGCTCAACGACCTAGGCATGGGCTCCACCGCCGTGATCGACAGTTTCGATCTGGAGCAGCAGGTACTGCAGATGCTCGAACGCAAGCGCAAGGTGGCCAGCCAGGTGCATTCGGACTACTGCCGTATCGAAGGGCGTACGGTGAACCAGTGGCTGGGTAGCTCCGGTGACGTGGCGGGTTTTCTCGAAGCGCTGCAGCGCAACGGCTGGATAAGACGCGACAAGGACCCGGCCGACAGTCGTTTCTGGCGTCTGGTACAAGGTCAGGGCGCGGCGATGTTCGGTGTATTCAGCCCCTACGAGCGTCAGCTGCTGCACGACTGGATCGCGGGTGACTGGCAGCCAGCCGAACAGCGCACGCCGTTCCGAGCGCGCCGCATGAGTCAAGCCGCTATGCCGTCCGAAGGGGGTACGCAACATGGCGAGCTGGATCGCGAGCGCCGCGAAATGCTCAGGCAGTTACAGGGCCTGGATGCCTACCGACGCGAGTGCCGCCTGATCGAATTGCAGTCGCCGGCCCAGCACTGGAGCAGTGCCGGCCTGGCGGCTACCCGCACCTTCACGGCGTTGATGCGACAACCGCGCTGA
- a CDS encoding con-10 family general stress protein, whose protein sequence is MSNKNPGNFANDREKASEAGKKGGQNSGGNFANDRQKASEAGRKGGQNSHGGGRS, encoded by the coding sequence ATGAGTAACAAGAACCCTGGCAACTTCGCCAACGATCGTGAAAAAGCGTCCGAAGCCGGCAAGAAGGGCGGCCAGAACAGCGGCGGCAACTTCGCCAATGATCGTCAGAAAGCCTCCGAGGCTGGCCGCAAAGGTGGCCAGAACAGCCACGGTGGAGGCCGCAGTTGA
- a CDS encoding SDR family oxidoreductase, which translates to MNDKTLPAQHQERQPGVEHAMHPEPVYLADDYRAAGKLAGKVAIITGGDSGIGRAVAVHYALEGAKVALVYLNEDADAQKTLDEVNRHGGEAVALAGDVGDGNFCQCVVDAVIAKWGRIDILINNAGEQHPEHNLEALDEAQWEQTFRTNIFAMFHLTKVALQHLQPGSSIINTSSVTAYKGNPMLLDYSSTKGAITSFTRSLSINLAPRGIRVNGVAPGPIWTPLIPSTFSAEKVSEFGADTPLGRPGQPSEVAPAFVYLASNDASYVTGQMLHVNGGSVVNG; encoded by the coding sequence ATGAACGACAAGACACTGCCCGCTCAGCATCAGGAGCGACAGCCCGGCGTCGAGCACGCCATGCACCCCGAGCCGGTGTACCTCGCCGACGATTATCGCGCCGCTGGCAAGCTGGCTGGCAAGGTGGCGATCATCACCGGTGGCGACAGCGGCATCGGCCGCGCCGTCGCCGTGCACTACGCGCTCGAAGGCGCCAAAGTCGCGCTGGTCTATCTCAACGAAGACGCGGACGCACAGAAAACCCTCGACGAAGTGAACCGGCATGGCGGCGAAGCCGTCGCCCTGGCCGGTGACGTGGGCGACGGCAACTTCTGCCAGTGCGTGGTCGATGCGGTCATCGCCAAGTGGGGACGCATCGACATCCTTATCAACAATGCTGGCGAACAGCACCCCGAGCACAACCTCGAGGCACTCGACGAAGCGCAGTGGGAACAGACCTTTCGCACCAACATCTTCGCCATGTTCCACCTGACCAAGGTCGCGCTGCAGCACCTGCAGCCGGGCTCGAGCATCATCAACACCAGTTCGGTGACGGCCTACAAGGGCAATCCCATGCTGCTCGACTATTCCTCCACCAAGGGGGCGATCACTTCGTTCACCCGGTCGCTGTCGATCAACCTGGCGCCGCGTGGCATACGGGTCAACGGCGTTGCCCCGGGGCCGATCTGGACGCCGTTGATTCCCTCCACCTTCAGTGCCGAAAAGGTTTCCGAGTTCGGTGCCGACACGCCGCTGGGGCGCCCCGGACAGCCGTCGGAGGTCGCGCCGGCATTCGTCTATCTGGCCAGTAACGACGCCTCTTACGTCACCGGGCAGATGCTCCATGTAAACGGCGGCAGCGTGGTCAATGGCTGA
- a CDS encoding methyltransferase, with protein sequence MLEQTFDATQTLALLRLGTLLRARRYHFVTPTPLTHQRVNQRPDNARAKDLRDVFGWSRPFADGTLDEEIVAAMREAQVLQPHALGWISQVRFSSLGDELYVHSPFPTEESDAVFFGPDTYRFTRLLRDYLAHANQPLRRIADIGCGAGPGAITAAQLRPGAEVMALDINNKALAMTAVNARQAGIYNLRVQRSDLLRDVPGQFDLIIANPPYMLDSQQRTYRHGGGKHGAGLSLAIFDTAMERLAPGGTLLLYTGVAIFAGEDPFLNAIRLSLRDTGWDWDYQEIDPDVFGEELQKPEYAQAERIACVALRLTYQPSLRQR encoded by the coding sequence ATGCTCGAACAGACCTTCGATGCCACCCAAACCCTCGCCCTGCTGCGTCTGGGCACCTTGCTACGCGCACGTCGCTACCACTTCGTCACGCCTACGCCGCTCACCCACCAGCGGGTCAATCAGCGCCCGGACAATGCCCGGGCGAAGGATTTGCGCGACGTATTCGGTTGGAGCCGGCCTTTCGCCGATGGAACGCTGGATGAGGAAATCGTCGCGGCCATGCGTGAAGCGCAGGTACTGCAGCCTCACGCTCTGGGCTGGATCAGCCAGGTGCGCTTCTCCAGCCTGGGCGACGAACTCTATGTGCACTCGCCCTTTCCCACCGAGGAAAGCGACGCGGTGTTCTTCGGCCCCGATACCTACCGCTTCACCCGCCTGCTGCGCGATTACCTGGCGCACGCCAACCAACCGCTGCGGCGCATCGCCGATATCGGCTGCGGCGCGGGCCCGGGTGCGATCACAGCAGCGCAGCTGCGACCGGGAGCCGAGGTCATGGCGCTGGATATCAACAACAAAGCCCTGGCCATGACTGCGGTGAATGCACGCCAGGCTGGCATCTACAACCTGCGCGTACAGCGCAGCGACCTGCTGCGGGATGTTCCGGGCCAGTTCGATCTGATCATCGCCAACCCGCCTTATATGCTCGACTCGCAACAGCGAACCTATCGCCACGGCGGCGGCAAGCACGGTGCCGGATTGTCCCTGGCGATCTTCGATACGGCGATGGAACGCCTGGCACCTGGCGGTACGCTGCTGTTGTATACCGGCGTGGCGATCTTCGCCGGCGAGGACCCGTTCCTAAACGCCATTCGCCTGTCGCTGCGCGATACCGGCTGGGACTGGGATTACCAGGAGATCGATCCGGATGTGTTCGGCGAGGAGTTGCAGAAGCCCGAGTACGCTCAGGCCGAGCGTATTGCCTGCGTGGCGTTGCGGCTTACCTATCAACCCAGCCTGCGCCAGCGTTAG
- a CDS encoding VOC family protein produces MRPTLTHLALHVPDLDACIAFYQQFCGMQVIHERPGKGTRIVWMAEPGKEHQFIFVIMPGGEDRNLAANDYSHFGFALGSREEVDRIAALAEREGCLIWAPRDEPYPVGYYCGMRDPAGNYVEFSYGQPLGPGSEQMPVPRYGQ; encoded by the coding sequence ATGCGCCCTACCCTGACTCATCTCGCCCTGCACGTTCCCGATCTCGATGCCTGCATCGCGTTCTATCAGCAATTTTGCGGCATGCAGGTGATCCACGAGCGCCCTGGCAAGGGCACGCGTATCGTCTGGATGGCCGAGCCGGGCAAGGAACACCAGTTCATCTTCGTCATCATGCCCGGCGGTGAGGACCGTAACCTGGCGGCCAACGACTACAGTCACTTCGGCTTCGCCCTGGGCAGCCGCGAGGAGGTCGACCGCATTGCCGCCCTGGCCGAGCGCGAGGGTTGCCTGATCTGGGCGCCACGTGATGAGCCCTATCCGGTTGGTTATTACTGCGGCATGCGTGACCCGGCCGGCAACTATGTTGAATTCAGCTACGGCCAGCCGCTCGGCCCCGGCTCGGAGCAGATGCCAGTTCCCAGGTACGGCCAGTGA
- a CDS encoding UDP-glucose dehydrogenase family protein, whose protein sequence is MQICVIGAGYVGLVTATCLAEMGNQVVCVERDPQRVAQLAQGEVPIYEPGLEALLRAQLTAGQLSFTAQLQAGIRRTEVIFIAVGTPSGEDGSADLSHVLAVADELGERLEHGCLVVDKSTVPVGTAERVEQRINAGLARRGKRVRVSVASNPEFLKEGSAVEDFMRPDRVIVGCDDERGRELLRRLYAPFLRNHDRLLCMGVRAAEFSKYAANAFLATKISFINEMAGICARLGVDIEEVRRGIGSDRRIGTHFIYAGCGYGGSCFPKDVKALIRTAEHEGIEPGILRAVEARNALQKTLLFQALREHFDGHLQGRVVALWGLAFKPGTDDLREAPSLVLLEALLLAGARVQACDPAATAAVASRYPSAVEAGQLVLSESPYAVTQGADALVLVTEWKQFRQPDFPRIRGAMRMPVLFDGRNIYDAEQLAESGFLYRGIGRPASGSCKASAA, encoded by the coding sequence ATGCAGATATGCGTGATAGGAGCAGGGTACGTGGGGCTGGTGACGGCGACCTGCCTGGCCGAGATGGGCAACCAGGTGGTCTGCGTCGAGCGTGATCCGCAGCGCGTTGCGCAGCTTGCGCAAGGTGAGGTACCGATCTACGAGCCGGGCCTGGAGGCGCTGCTCAGGGCGCAGCTGACGGCGGGGCAGCTCAGCTTCACCGCGCAGCTTCAGGCGGGAATCCGCCGCACCGAGGTCATTTTCATCGCGGTGGGCACGCCCAGTGGTGAGGACGGTTCGGCCGACCTGAGTCATGTACTGGCGGTTGCCGATGAGTTGGGGGAGCGGCTCGAGCACGGATGCCTGGTCGTCGACAAGTCCACCGTGCCAGTGGGCACCGCCGAACGCGTCGAACAGCGCATCAACGCCGGCCTGGCCCGTCGAGGCAAGCGCGTGCGGGTGAGCGTTGCCAGCAACCCGGAATTCCTCAAGGAGGGCTCGGCGGTCGAAGACTTCATGCGCCCCGATCGGGTCATCGTCGGCTGTGATGACGAGCGCGGGCGTGAGCTGCTGCGCAGATTGTATGCGCCGTTCCTGCGCAATCACGACCGCCTGTTGTGCATGGGTGTGCGCGCGGCCGAGTTCAGCAAATATGCGGCCAACGCCTTCCTGGCCACCAAGATTTCCTTCATCAACGAGATGGCCGGTATCTGCGCGCGCCTTGGCGTCGATATCGAGGAGGTGCGTCGCGGCATCGGCAGCGACCGGCGCATCGGTACGCACTTCATCTATGCCGGCTGCGGCTATGGCGGCTCGTGCTTTCCCAAGGACGTCAAGGCGTTGATCCGCACCGCCGAGCACGAGGGTATCGAGCCGGGCATCCTGCGCGCGGTCGAGGCGCGCAATGCGCTGCAGAAAACGCTGCTGTTCCAGGCACTGCGCGAACACTTCGACGGCCACCTGCAGGGACGGGTCGTCGCACTCTGGGGCCTGGCGTTCAAGCCCGGTACCGATGATCTACGCGAGGCGCCCAGCCTGGTGCTGCTCGAGGCGCTATTACTTGCCGGCGCCAGGGTGCAGGCCTGCGATCCGGCGGCTACGGCCGCCGTCGCGTCACGCTATCCGTCGGCCGTCGAGGCGGGGCAGCTGGTGCTCAGCGAGTCTCCCTATGCAGTCACCCAGGGTGCCGATGCGCTGGTACTGGTGACCGAGTGGAAGCAGTTTCGCCAGCCGGATTTCCCGCGCATTCGCGGTGCCATGCGCATGCCGGTGCTTTTCGATGGGCGCAATATCTATGACGCCGAACAACTGGCGGAATCGGGTTTTCTGTATCGGGGTATCGGTCGGCCTGCAAGCGGCAGTTGTAAGGCTAGCGCGGCTTGA
- a CDS encoding con-10 family general stress protein encodes MATNKNPGNFANDREKASEAGRKGGKNSGGNFANDRQRASEAGRKGGQKSHGARDS; translated from the coding sequence ATGGCGACCAACAAAAATCCGGGTAACTTCGCAAACGATCGTGAAAAGGCTTCCGAAGCCGGCCGTAAAGGTGGCAAGAACAGCGGCGGCAACTTCGCCAATGACCGCCAGAGAGCCTCCGAGGCCGGGCGCAAGGGTGGCCAGAAAAGCCACGGCGCTCGCGACTCGTGA
- a CDS encoding trimeric intracellular cation channel family protein produces the protein MEKLFYVADLFGVAVFAITGALMAGRKSMDLFGVLVMAIVTALGGGTLRDLILDNHPVSWIRDDTYILVASLAALGTVAWVRMTRPIHEKGLLIADAFGLAVFTVYGTELALQNGTPISTAVIMGVMTGVVGGVIRDVLCNEIPLIFQKEIYATACIAGALTFIGLRALGTPHWLDTAAAMFVVLAARLAAIHWHLGLPRFHLLDRH, from the coding sequence ATGGAAAAGCTTTTCTATGTCGCCGACCTGTTCGGCGTGGCGGTGTTCGCCATCACCGGGGCATTGATGGCGGGGCGCAAGTCCATGGACCTGTTCGGCGTGCTGGTGATGGCCATCGTCACCGCACTGGGTGGCGGTACGCTGCGTGACCTGATCCTGGACAACCATCCGGTCAGCTGGATTCGCGACGACACCTACATTCTCGTCGCGTCCCTGGCGGCACTGGGCACAGTGGCCTGGGTGCGCATGACCCGGCCAATTCATGAAAAGGGCCTGCTGATCGCCGATGCCTTCGGCCTGGCCGTGTTCACCGTGTATGGCACCGAGCTGGCGTTGCAGAACGGCACACCGATCAGCACTGCAGTGATCATGGGGGTGATGACCGGCGTGGTCGGCGGGGTGATTCGTGATGTGCTGTGCAACGAGATCCCGCTGATCTTCCAGAAGGAAATCTACGCTACCGCCTGCATCGCCGGGGCGCTCACCTTCATCGGTCTGCGCGCCCTGGGTACGCCGCACTGGCTGGATACCGCCGCGGCGATGTTCGTGGTGTTGGCAGCGCGGCTGGCGGCGATCCACTGGCACCTTGGCTTGCCGCGCTTCCACCTGCTCGACCGGCATTGA
- a CDS encoding hemerythrin domain-containing protein yields MNAIELLKKDHETVKDLLSKLEETTERAVQTRKKLLLKIEQELKIHTELEEQIFYPAFRQAGSKDEAVLAVEAKEEHRAVEALVLPDIKETPPSTVEFAGRVKVLKELLEHHIEEEERDMFPQARKLLSKQQLEQLGESMEVLRKSLKSSAQAKAA; encoded by the coding sequence ATGAATGCCATCGAACTGCTGAAGAAGGACCACGAAACCGTCAAAGACCTGCTGAGCAAGCTCGAAGAAACCACTGAACGAGCGGTGCAGACGCGCAAGAAGCTGCTGCTCAAGATCGAGCAGGAGCTGAAGATCCATACCGAGCTCGAAGAGCAGATTTTCTATCCGGCCTTCAGGCAAGCGGGCAGCAAGGACGAAGCGGTGCTGGCCGTCGAAGCGAAGGAAGAGCACCGTGCCGTCGAGGCGCTGGTGTTGCCCGATATCAAGGAAACACCGCCGTCTACGGTCGAGTTCGCCGGTCGGGTCAAGGTGCTCAAGGAACTACTCGAACACCACATCGAGGAAGAGGAACGCGACATGTTCCCTCAGGCCCGCAAGCTGCTGAGCAAACAGCAGCTGGAGCAACTGGGCGAGTCGATGGAAGTGCTGCGCAAGTCGCTGAAGAGCAGCGCGCAGGCCAAGGCGGCCTGA